The proteins below come from a single Nocardiopsis gilva YIM 90087 genomic window:
- a CDS encoding helix-turn-helix domain-containing protein → MDSRRAEADTPAADVLTPSRGGPTVLRILLGTQLRRLRQAKGISREDAGYEIRASHAKISRLELGQVKFKERDVADLLTLYGVTAQEERDALLTLARQANTPGWWHKYSDVLPSWFEVYIGLEEAAAVIRTYELQFVPGLLQAEEYARAVIMLGHGGDPVEEVDHRVRLRMTRTERLTGPNPPKLWAVVDEAALRRPIGGPATMRAQIEHLIEMATLPNITLQIIPFHKGGHSAAGGPFSILRFTESDLPDVVYLEQLTSAVYFDKPDDTDRYMEVMDRLCLEALSAPESARYLATILDDFR, encoded by the coding sequence ATGGACAGCAGACGGGCGGAGGCGGACACGCCTGCCGCCGACGTACTCACCCCCTCGCGGGGCGGACCGACCGTGCTGCGTATCCTCCTCGGCACCCAGCTGCGCCGCCTGCGCCAGGCCAAGGGCATCTCGCGGGAGGACGCCGGCTATGAGATCCGGGCCTCCCACGCCAAGATCAGCCGGCTCGAACTCGGCCAGGTCAAGTTCAAAGAGCGCGACGTCGCCGACCTGCTGACCCTCTACGGCGTGACCGCCCAGGAGGAGCGCGACGCCCTGCTGACGCTCGCCCGCCAGGCCAACACGCCCGGATGGTGGCACAAGTACAGCGACGTCCTTCCCTCCTGGTTCGAGGTCTATATCGGCCTGGAAGAGGCCGCGGCCGTCATCCGCACCTACGAACTCCAGTTCGTCCCCGGCCTGCTCCAGGCGGAGGAGTACGCGCGGGCCGTCATCATGCTCGGGCACGGCGGCGACCCGGTCGAGGAGGTCGACCACCGGGTCCGGCTGCGGATGACCCGCACGGAGCGCCTCACCGGCCCCAACCCGCCCAAGCTCTGGGCGGTGGTCGACGAGGCCGCGCTGCGCCGCCCCATCGGCGGCCCGGCGACCATGCGGGCCCAGATCGAGCACCTCATCGAGATGGCCACCCTGCCCAACATCACGCTGCAGATCATCCCGTTCCACAAGGGCGGCCACTCGGCGGCGGGCGGGCCGTTCAGCATCCTCCGGTTCACCGAGAGCGACCTGCCCGACGTGGTCTACCTCGAACAGCTGACCAGCGCGGTCTACTTCGACAAGCCCGACGACACCGACCGGTACATGGAGGTCATGGACCGGCTGTGCCTCGAGGCGCTCTCGGCCCCCGAGTCCGCCCGCTACCTCGCCACGATCCTCGACGACTTCCGCTGA
- a CDS encoding chymotrypsin family serine protease has protein sequence MHLDSCRELKRSLRERATSLAVGTEVPWLAVGVERTAPHTYVLAVRVRDTASAQPLLARIAAEARDEVDVVEVGEIRALPEALSPEELQKSQRPLIPGCSVGHPDITAGTLGAFVVVDGAVHALSNNHVLGDSGKARPGDAALQPGVADRGLDPQDRFGELVAMSELSTERINLVDAAIARIDAGVGHDAERYPGGPVTTIDEGPTEDVTVEKIGRTTGHTRGRITAFEVDGLRINFSHGELLFDDQLEISGRDGAFSDGGDSGSLIWTSEGRAAVGLLFAGSRFGGPDGTGLTYANPITAVLDGFNARLAGA, from the coding sequence ATGCATCTGGATTCCTGCCGAGAACTCAAGCGGTCCCTGCGCGAGCGGGCCACCAGCCTAGCGGTCGGCACGGAGGTGCCGTGGCTCGCCGTCGGCGTCGAGCGCACCGCCCCCCATACCTACGTGCTCGCGGTGCGGGTGCGTGACACGGCGTCGGCTCAACCCCTGCTGGCGCGTATCGCCGCCGAGGCCCGCGACGAGGTCGACGTCGTCGAGGTCGGCGAGATCCGGGCGCTGCCCGAGGCGCTCAGTCCCGAGGAGCTCCAAAAGAGTCAGCGCCCCCTGATCCCCGGCTGCTCGGTGGGGCATCCGGACATCACGGCCGGAACGCTCGGGGCATTCGTGGTCGTCGACGGCGCGGTGCACGCTCTGTCCAACAACCACGTGCTGGGCGACAGCGGCAAGGCCCGGCCCGGGGACGCGGCGCTGCAGCCGGGCGTCGCGGACCGGGGGCTGGACCCGCAGGACCGGTTCGGTGAGCTCGTCGCCATGAGCGAGCTCAGCACCGAGCGGATCAACCTTGTCGACGCCGCCATCGCGCGGATCGACGCGGGCGTCGGGCACGACGCCGAGCGGTACCCGGGCGGTCCCGTCACCACGATCGACGAGGGCCCCACCGAGGACGTGACCGTGGAGAAGATCGGCCGGACGACCGGCCACACCCGCGGCCGGATCACCGCCTTCGAGGTGGACGGCCTGCGCATCAACTTCTCCCACGGCGAGCTGCTCTTCGACGACCAACTGGAGATCTCCGGGCGCGACGGCGCATTCAGCGACGGCGGCGACTCCGGGTCGCTGATCTGGACGAGTGAGGGGCGCGCGGCGGTGGGGCTGCTGTTCGCGGGCAGCCGGTTCGGCGGCCCCGACGGCACCGGGCTGACCTACGCCAACCCCATCACCGCGGTGCTCGACGGATTCAACGCCCGGCTGGCCGGCGCGTGA